The sequence TCACCCGCTTATGGCTGATGCGGTCGGCAATGGGACCGAGTATCGCTGCTCCCACCGGTCGCGCGAAGAAGCCCGCGCCGTACACGGCAAGTGCTGCGAGCAGCGAAGTCGTGGGATCACTGGAGGGGAAGAAGAGCGGCGACAGAAAAGACGCCATCATCCCATAGACGGTCCAGTCGTACCACTCCAGGGCTACGCCACCGCCCAGAGCAATGGTCATGCTCCTGGTAGCAACTTGTTTTTCATGCGAGGCGCCCGGCGCCATGGCTTGTTGGGTGGCTGGACCAATGGGCTCAACGATAGTGGTCATTCATTCCCTCCGTTTCTATTATGAAAACGTTTACATTTTGGCGCAAAGAACCGCCGTTGAGTGTTGCCGTGCGGACGACTGCTAAGTCATGGGCGATCCGAAGACTGCCCGCTCGTCAACGTCCGGAGAATAGCGGTGGCCGCTTTTCAACGAAGGCAGCCATGCCCTCCTTTTGATCATCGGTGGTGAACGCATATCGGATCGCGCGCCGTTCGATCGCCAAGCCCGCCGACAGCGGGGTTTCGTAGGCTGCCTGAATCGATTCTTTGGCCAAACGGGCGGCGATCGGCGCACGATTGGAGATGACACGCGCGATCGCGAGCGCGCGTCCGAGCAGCTCGGATGCTGGCAGCATTTCGGACGCGAGCCCCGCAGCCACCGCCTGTTGCGCGCTGATTGGCTCACCTGTCAATACCATCTGCATGGCGAGCGACTTGCCGACTATCCGCGTCAACCGCTGCGTAGCGCCATCACCGGGAATGATCCCGATCGTGATTTCCGGCTGCGCGAGCACGCTGTCTTCCGCCACCAGTAGGATGTCAGCGAGCATCGCGAGCTCGAGGCCTCCGCCCAGGCACACGCCTCGAACGGCTGCAATGAGCGGCTTGGGGAAACCGGCGATGATTTCCCATGCATCCTGCCGTGACGGATCGCTCAGTGCCTCGAAGCCGTGCTGCTGCATCTCCTTGATGTCAGCACCAGCGGAGAAGGCGCGTTCATCACCGCTGAGAACTACGCATCGCACAGACTCATCGGAACGAGCCGCGCGAAGCGCATTGGCAAGCTGGCCCAGGAGGGCCGCACTCAGTGCGTTTCTTTGCCTTGGGCGATTGAGGCGCAGCAGGAGTATGGCCGGGTCAGGCAGCTCGGCGAAGATGAGGGACTGGGTAAGGTGGTTCATTTCATTCCCTGCAAAGAACCTAGGTGCCGGCGGTCTTCTTCGGAAGAAAGCGTTGCATACTCGTTCGCGCGGTCTCGTGCAGGATGTCCTGAGCGAAGTAGCGATTCGCCAAGTCATCCATGACTTCTGCTCTCGCGGTCACCGACGTTGAAAAAAATTGCTTCGTGGTCAGCACCGCGTGAGCCGGCATTGCCGCCAAGCTCTTGGCGTAGTGGAGCGCTGCCTCGCGAGCAGTTTCACTTGGAAGCGACAGGATGTCAGCCAGCCTCAACCTGTGAGCCTCAACGCCATCGATCGCAGACGGGCTCCAGCTCAAGGAGCGAGCTGCAAACGGTCCAACGCGTGCAGCTAAGGTATCCAGCCCGAAGCCGGGCAACCAGCCTAGAGAAACCTCCGGCAAATGCCAGCGCGTTACTGGAGCCGTTACGACAACGTCGCACGAAGCTGCGAGCATGAAGCCGCCACCCAAGGCAAACCCATCGACAGCACAGACGACAGGCTTTCTGACAAGAGGGAGGGAGCGTACAAACGCGCCCAGTCGGCGATTCAGATCAAAGGTGTCGTTGATGTCGCCGGCCGAAAAATCCTTGAGGTCTGCACCGGCTGAAAAACCGGGACCGTTTCCGGCCAGCAATATCACGTTGACGTCTTTATCGTTGGCCGCCCTGTCTACCGATTCAAGCAGATCTTCCAAGATATCTTGGCCCAGAGCATTTCGCCGCTCTGGCCTATTCATTGCGAGGATCTCGACCTTGTCCACGTAGTCTCTTGTAACGAACTTCACGTCGGCCCTCCCTTACGCCTGTCCGGCGCTATCGAGGAAGCGGACGGCCAAATTCATTGGCTCATTCTTGAAGATCCTGGCATCCATCATCTTCAGTTCCGGCGACACGGCTACCTCGAATTCGATGTTCGGCAGCACGTGCTTTTCGACTGATATGCCAGGCGCGACTTCGGTCAGCATCAGGCCATCGCGCGTAAGCTTGAACACGGCTCGCTCGGTAATGAATACGACCTCTTGCTGACGCTCGTTCGCAAAAACGCCACTGAACGTGATCTGGCAGACGTCCTTCACCCATTTTTTGACCGTCCCCTCGCTCGCAATGACGAGAGAACCGCTGTCAGGGAACACCTTCAATCCCGACGCCGTGAAGGTGCCGGAGAAGACGACTTTTCGAGCGCCCTGACTGATGTTTATGAACCCGCCAGGTCCTATGATCTTGTCGCCGAAGCGGCTCACATTGACGTTGCCGTGCCGATCAACTTCGGCGGAAGACAGGAATGCGATGTCGAGCCCGCCGCCATCGTAGAAATCGAACTGATCCGGTTGCGGCGCTATCATGTCGTAGTTCGTGCCAGCTCCGGCATCCTGACCGGGCGCAGGGATACCGCCGATCACCCCCTGCTCTGCCGTCAATGTGACTGATCGGTATATGCCTTCTTCGGCAGCGACGACCGCAATTCCGTTCGAGATACCGTAGCCGATGTTGACAGTCGCTCCGGGGGTCAATTCAAGCGCCGCGCGGCGCGCGATCACCTTTCTCACATCGAATGGCAGAGCAGCGATTTTGCCGTCCGGCACGCGCATTTTTCCCGCATAGGCCGGGCTGTACTCCGTGGCATAAGTCTGTCGCTGATTGGGATCGACGACGAGGTAGTCGACCAGAACACCAGGTATTCTCACTTCTCGCTGGTTTAGCGTATTGGAAGCGGCGACCCGTTTGACCTGGACAATGACTATTCCACCTGAGCGGCGTGTTGCAGCCGCGATCGACATGCTTTCGCCAATATAGGCCTCGTCCTCGAGCGAAATATTTCCCTTCTCGTCCGCAACGCTGCCCCTGAGGATCGCGACCTGGATTGGGAAGGTCTTGTAGAGCAGGTGCTCTTCTCCTTCGATATCCACAACAGCAACCATATCCTCTTTGCTGCACTCGCTCTGCCTGCAGCCGCCGATGCGAGGATCGGCGAATGTCCGGAGCCCAACTTTCGTAATCACACCGGGGCGCCCGGCTGCGTTTTCACGAGCAAGCTGCGCCAAGACGCCCTGGGGAATAGTGTACGCTTCAATTTCATTGGCCAGCGCCCGGCGTCCAAGCGCTGGGCAATTGTTCAAACCGCTCGCCACGACTCGACGAACCAGTCCTGGGGCCGCCAATTTGTTGAACCCGGTCGTGGCCCAATCACCTATGGCCACCGTGCCAACCAGCATCAAGTTCTTAGGAGATGCCCGCTCGGCATGAAGGTCGCGCAGCGCGTCGATGATTAACTCAGGGATGGCGACTCCAGCCGAACCACCGAAATAGACGCAATCGCCATCGGAGATCAGCGATACGGCTTGCTCAGCCGTAACAACTGGCACCTCGCCCGTCCGCTTGTCCTTCGCTCGCATGCCCTCTCCACTGCCCAATCGCCGGCTCATTACGTCTGACCACCAAGCTTTGCCTCAATCACAACGGGGATGCCCAGTGCACCTGCCGCAATGGAGGTCGATCTATGAAAAGGTTTACATGGCGCCCTTTCCCTACGCAAGAGGAAAAGTTGTTTGGCTCGGAATGCCGCCTCCTTTGACGGTTACGAGACCTTTTTCGCCCCATATTTCAGTTCCCGACCACAACGTGATATGATAACGATTTCACAGGATGCTCAGGCGCGCAGCCTTTCAGGGCTCGTTGAGGAAGAAATAGGCTCATGGCTTTGGAAAAAGTGGCTCGTGCGAACCATAGGCAATCGCCGACTGTCGTGGAGATAGCTCAGCGGGCCGGCTGTTCTATCGCCACTGTTTCCCGCGTGTTGAACCGACCGGAAACCGTCGCAATCGGTTTGAGGGAGCGCATTCTGCGGATCGTTGATGAGCTCGGCTACGTTCCCAACGGATCAGCACGCGCGCTACGATCCTCGCGCTCCCGACTGATCGGCGTGATAGTTCCGACGCTAGACAGTGCGATTTTCACTCGAATGCTGGAAGGCCTGGAGAGCCGGCTAGCGCCGGCGGGTGCGTCGCTGGTGTACTCTGCAACAGCTTACGATTTGGACCGAGAGATTCGCGTTGTACGCAATCTCATTGAAAAGGGCGTCGATGGCATTGTTCTCGTGGGCACTTGTCATCGAAAGGAAACCCTGAAGCTGCTGCGCGAACACAAGGTAAGATTTGCTGTCACCTATGCCCTCTCGGAAGACGTTTCGATTCCTAGCATGGGTTTTGACAATCGCAGTGGCGGGGCTCTGGCAGCAAACTACCTTGCAGATCTGGGTCACAAGAATCTTGCAGTCATAGCCGGCGTAACGCGCGAGAACGATCGTGCATCCGGTCGCCTCGAGGGTTTCCTGGCCATGGCTGAACGTCGTGGAATAGACCGCTCCAGCATTGTCGTTGTGGAATCGCCGTACGATTTCAGCCGTGGCCGAGCCGCAGCTAAGATCATTCTCAATCAAAATAGAGATGTATCGGCGATATTTTGCGGAAGCGACGTGCTTGCTGTCGGAGTTTTGCGCGGCTGCAAGGAAGCTGGATTACGCGTACCTGAAGACATATCGATAATTGGTTTTGATAATCTCGATATTGCCGAATACCTCACGCCCGGCCTTACGACGGTAGACGTCCCAGCTCGAGTGATGGGCGAACAGGCAGCAAACTACTTTTTGGCAGATCACACTTCGCTGGACATACATTCCCGAGTGGAGCTCGAAACACGGTTGATCGTTCGAGGATCAACTGCACCTGCGCGAGATCGCCAATGACAGAAGACGAACCCGCGTGTTGTCTGGTGCCACTAAACTTACAGGCCGAACGACAGTCGTTCGTTGCGCTTCCAAGCCTCCTCAACGGTGTTCGCGCCACCTGCGGCCGATTGCGGCCGAATAGCAGGAGGGCTGACCGCTATCGCCCATCGTAATGCCTGGCAGATTGCTCGGGCCCAAGGATGGGGCCATTTCTCACATACTGCTCGAGCCATAGAACGTTCGTGATACCGGATCGATGCGTCCTACACCAGCTGCTCGTTTCAATGCTACTCATTTCCCGGAGAGAGATCTTTGCTCATGCAATCACCAAAAAGTGCGATCTATGGTGGCCTGTTTCCCGTCGCGCCAACGCCATTCACGGACTCTGGCGATCTTGATATTGAGGGGCAACGGCGTGTCCTGGATTGCATGATCGATCAGAAGGTCGACGGAATTTGCATCCTGGCCAACTATTCCGAGCAATTCCTGTTGTCCGACGAGGAACGCAGATTGCTCGTTGACCTCTCCTTGTCTCATGTGGCCGGCCGCAAGCCGGTGATGGTGACCTGCAGTCATTTCAGCACTCGTATCGCGGTGGCGCGCGCGCGCTATGCAGCGGAAAGAGGCGCAAGCCTTCTCATGCTGATGCCGCCTTATCACGGTTCAGGTCTCAAGGCTGACGAATCCCACATGATCGAGCATTTCGCTCGCGTTGCTGATGCGGCAAGAATCCCGATCATGGTTCAGGATGCGCCTCTCAGCGGGGTAACGCTTTCGGTACCTTTTCTCGTGCGGCTAGCGCGAGAGGTGCAGCTCGTTGACTATTTCAAGATCGAAGTTCCGTTTGCTGCAGCGAAGCTGCGAGACCTTATTGAAGCGGGAGACGCTGCCATAGCTGGTCCGTTTGACGGAGAAGAAGCCATTACCATGATGGCAGATCTCGAAGCTGGCGCGAGCGGAACGATGTCGAGCGCGCTCTGTCCCGATTTGTTGCGCCCTGTTTTCGATCATCATAAGGCGGGTCGGAGCGCGGACGCGGCGGCTGCGTATGCAAAAGTGCTGCCGTTGATCAACTACGAGAACCGTCAATGTGGCCTTCGCGCGGCCAAGAGCGTGATGAGGGAAGGCAACGTCATCAGGTGTGACGCTGTGCGGCATCCCTTGGCGCAAATTCATCCAAAAACGAAAGCCGGGCTGATTGAGCTTGCCCGCGGGGTCAACCCGTTGGCTCTCCACTGGGGACGCTGAATAGCTCTGCTGAAGTCACTTACCGGGCGACGTGATCTGCAAGACCGACGTTTATGCACATACAGATCGGATCCGAGTTTAGAGCAGCTTATCGATGACAAAGAATCATATTGCTGGCGAGTGGCTTGCTGCGGCGAAGGCCTCTCCAAACATCAGCCCCTCGAACACCAGCGCCGTTGTGGGCGAGTATGCCCGCGCCTCGGCCATCGAGACTGAGCGCGCGATTGGCGCCGCTTCTGATGCCTTTCCCGCTCGGTCACACTCCGCTATTCAGGCTCGGCATGACATCCCAGAGGCGGCTGCTCTGCACAAGCTGCAGGGGCTTGTCATTGACGATGCCGTGAAAGCCGGGACAAATGTCGGGCCGGTCGCCGATGAGAGCCAACTCGAGCAGGACCTCCAGTCCATCAGCATTGGCCAGGCGGAAGGCGCCAAACTTATTGCCGGGGGCAAGCTATTGAAACGCGAGGCGCCCGGATTCTATCTCGCACCCGCGCTGCTCGCGGAGCGTGAGCAACAAGATTCGTGTGGCGCGCAAGGAGATTTTCGGGCCTTTTGCCACCGTGATCTGGGCCAAGGACTATGATGAGGCGCTTGAACTCGCCAACGACACCCCGTCCGGCCTCTCGTCGGGGATCTGCACCCCGAGCTAAAATACGCCAGTCACTTCAATCGCAACGCAGAGGCCGGCATGGTGATGGTCAATCTGTCGACCGCTGGCGTGGACTATCACGTACCGTTCGGCGGCCGCAAAGCGTCAAATTATGTATCCCGCAAGCAAGGCCGCTGCGCGCAAGAATTCTACACAACGGTGAAGACCGCATACGAGACAGCAACGGTCACAAGGACAACTGGAGCGAGTAAGCGAGTTAAGCGGCAGGTTCCGATTCCGATTTGACCAAAGTCACGCCGGAGGCAGGCATTTGAGTAGTCCGACGATCAGAGACATTGCGCGCGAAGCGAATGTTGGGACTGCAACCGTCGAGCGGGTTCTCAACGACCGCGGCGGCGTGAGGACCGAGCTAGCCGAAAGAGTCATCAAGGCCGCGAAGAAACTAAAATATGGCGATCGGCGATTTAGGCCTCACAGCGGCATCATTCGGATCGAGGTGCTTCTGGTTCAGCCGGAGGCTGAGATGTTTTATGCCGACCTCAACGCTACTTTCCAGCGAATTTCTGCCTCGCTGGACCCATCAATTTTAGTGCACCGAACGTTCGTTCGAGAGGACGATATCGCCGCTATTGCCCAACATATTGCAAAGCCCCCAGTTCGCCGAGCCGGTCTTATCGTTCTGGCTCCAGACCATCCGAAAATTACAGAGAGCATCCGCCAAGTCCGCATGTCGGGCGTGGAAGTTGTGCAGTTGCTGACGGGAAGCGCCGGCGAGGATGTGCCGTATATTGGCATCGACAATTATGCGGCGGGAAGGACTGCCGCCTACTATATGTCGCACATGCTACAAGGACGTAGCGGCAGTTTCCTCGCCATGTGCCACAGCGGAGCTTACCGGGCACATAGGGAGCGAATACGCGGCTTCTCCGACTATCTCACACAGCATAGGAATGGTGATCACCATTTCTACCTTGTCATTTTCGGACATGACGACAATTTGCTTTCGGCAGAACGGCTCGCCGAGGCGTTGCAGGACGACAATCGCGTTATCGGACTTTACACCGTAGGTGCCGGTAGAGAGGGAATCGCGGCTGCTTTAGACACGCATCCTGCCAAGGTATTCTGGATTGGCCACGCTCTCAGTCACGGCACCGCAAAATGTCTTCGGTCCGGTTTGATGGATATCTGCATCGATGGTGCGCCGGCGACCCAGGCGCGCCGCTCGCTGGATACTGTGCTTCGCCGTCTCGGGCTAATCGATGTCGATGTGAGCAACGCTCCTGTTGAGTTTCTCACCATCACCGCGCAGAATCTCTCGATCAGCATTTGATCGCTTCAACGACTTGCTCCGCGCGCAAGAGGAGAGGCTGTCGTGCGGCCGAAGGCTGGCTCTCGTACGCCCTACCGGGAGGACAAAAAGAGGCCGCTGCTGGACTGCTCCAACAGCGGCTTAAGTGCAGGAGGAGCAGACGAGGCCGGTCTGCCAGCGGATAGTTGCGATCGGACGCGATACGCTCCGGCGTCGACGCTTTATAAGCCGCCAGTTAGGCTCCTCGTAGCGATGCTGGCTCATGACCTATGCCGCTCATCATTCCACTGCAAAGTCTTGGTCTGACGGAGGTACCGCAGATCGCCAGGTACTCTTAACCTGGTCCTTCGCAATACCCTGTTCATGGGCCTTTCGTCTGTTCGATGATAAATCGGGTCGCATTGACAAAGTCGGACAGAGGCTGGCCGGCACGGCGGTAGACTTCCCGATCTAAAACCAGTCGACGGCGCCCTGCGCGCTTCTCGCAGTGCTCCTTGATAAGCAAACCGCCCACCGGGACTTCTCCTTCGTGGGGTTCTGTCTCTCGGCAACTCCACCCGGCTTCCCCATATCGAGCTCTTACTATGAGTGCCAACAGATATGCTTTCTTTCGCCAGAAGGGACGAGCGTTCGGATCCGTGTCGATCCGAATACCTTGCAACGCGCCAGTGCCGTCGACGAGGCCCGTCAGCAGCACGGGATGACCGCCGAGCTTCGTACCCCGATAATTATCGCTGAGCACCGCCAGTGGATTGAGGTCGTCATTGAAGCGAAACGAGAGACTGTGCAAACCCGTTTGATCAGCGGGACACGCTTGGAAGTCGTTCCAGCCAGCCAGCTTGGCTCCTTCTTTGCCGGCACAAGCAAGATTGATATACTCCTCAGGCGGGATGCTGGCGACCGACATCCCAATACTGAGGTCGCGCAAATCGGCGGCCTCCCCCGCATTGGCGCTACCGCGCGCGGTTAATAGGAGTAACAGTGGTAGCACCCAGACCGATGGTGTTCGGGTCATGGCTTCTTTTCCGTCTCGGTCGCCTGCGAGTTGATCGAGATGTTCTTGTAGACTTCGCAGGCCCGTGAGCCCTCTCCATAGAAGTCAGTGCAGTCTTGATACCTTGGCGGCCCCTTCCCCTTGATACGCTTGAGAACATAGTCAACGACTTTCTCGATCTCCATCGCCCGGAGAGATGTCGCTGCATCCGGAGGCAGATCCTTGCCGAGGTCTTGAGCCGTGATGCCTAAATAGCAGCGGTACTCCTTGTAGGCGTCACGATCAAAGTGCGGCATTCCCGTTCCTGGCCGTCCACAATGGACGACCTCGACGATTTCATCGCGGGTGAGCTGTGTTGCTCGCAACGAGAGCGCTGCGCCACCATAACCGCCGCCTCCATCGCCATGCCATTTGTGGCAGCCGACGCAATTTGCTTTTTCGTAGATGCGCTGCCCTTCATCGAGCGCACGGTGCACTCCGTTGACAACCGGCCCCGGTACGGGTGTGCCACCTTCGCCCCGAGCCAAGTTTGATAGCGCGAGAAGCGCCAAGCAAATGCCTGCGATCAAGCTAATTGCGCCAAGGCGCAGCGCGCTCTTAGCCCTCTGATTCGCGCGCACAACTGTCAATTCCATTCCTTTTCTTTTGAACTATCGACGAAGTGGGGCGCACTGAAGCGCCCACTTCGCCAACCAGCGGATCACAATGCGAAAACGTAAAGCATGGAGCCCGGGGGGACCTTCTCCAGGCCCTTTGTGGAATCAAGGTTCCACTTGTCCCATGCGCCGCCCAGCCCCACGAGAATCGCGATATATTGCTTTCCGTCGACCGAGAACGTCATGGGTGGAGCGTTGACCCCGCCGCCCGTGTTGAACTCCCATAGCTTGTTGAGAGTCTTGGCATCGAGAGCGTAAAGCTCTCCGGAGGGATGGCCAGCGAATATCAACTCAGGAGTTGCAAGAAGCCCGCCCAGCATTGGATACTTGGTCTCATACTTTCCCGTGACCCTACCTGTGGTCGCGTCGATAGCTGTCACGCTTCCTGTTATGGGCATCTTCACGACTGGACCGCCCCCTGTGAAGAATTCACGAGCCTTCCAGTCGCCAGGTTTGGTCTCCTTGTTATCCAACTCGTCGCAGCTCTCGATGACCGGGATGTACCAGGTGTTCAGGTCCGGATGGTATGCGGTTGGCGGCCAGTTCTTGCCACCGTTATGTCCCGGACAAATGGTGACATGCGTGTTCTTCCGGTTCAGCGTAGCCTGAGGATCGTAGGTCTGCACGGGTTTGCCGGGATCATACTCAATCGGTTTCCCAGTCTCAGGGTTGATGCCCTTGGTCCAGGTTACCTTCTTCACGAACGGGGTGGCCCAAAGGAAGGAGCCGTCGGTACGGTCGAGCGCATAACCGAAGCCGTTGCGGTCGGCTTCAAGGACGACTTTGCGCGTCTTTCCATTGAACGTGAGGTCGACGAGAACTCTCTCCGCAACACTATCATAATCAAATGGATCATTGGGTGTGTGCTGAAAGTGCCATTTGATCTTGCCGGTGTCTGGATCCAGCGCAAGGGTACTATCAGTATAAAGGTTATCGCCTTGACGGTATTCGGAATCGAAATCCGGTCCAGGATTTCCGACGCCCCAGTAGATCAAGTGAGTTTGCGGATCGTACGACCCAGTCACCCAAGTCGATCCGCCGCCCGTCTTCCACGCATCATGACCATCCTTCCAGGTTTCGTTCCCCGGTTCACCCTTTGCCGGGATCGTATAGGTTCGCCACACTTCCTTTTGAGACTTCAGGTCGGTGGCAGCAACCCAACCTCGGATACCGTACTCGGCACCCGCCACACCAGTGATGGCCATGTTCTTGACGATCAAAGGCGCGCCAGTGATCACCTCGCCCTTGTCGGGATCGGCCACTTCACGCTCCCAGGCGATTTTGCCATCGTCCTTATTGGTCACAACCAAACGCCCATCAAGGGTATGGGAGATCACAAAATTGTCCCATAGCGCAGCGCCTCGATTGTTGACGCCGCAACAAGCAATTGCGCCGGCCCAGTCGTGGTCGGTCTTCGGGTCCATTTTCCAGACCAGATTTCCGTTTCCGCCGTGAAGATCGATCTTGTAGACAGATCCCCATCCGTCGGTGACATACATGAATCCGTTCTCGACAATCGGAGTTCCTTCGAGGCCGCCGTGACTCCAAATGCCGCCACCTTCGATACCGCCCAGCGCCATTGTCCAAGCAACGTGCAGCCCCTTGACGGTATTCCGATTGATCTGGCTCAGAGGTGAGTAACGCTGTGCCGTGTAGTCGCGGTGGTGATGCAGCCAGTTGCTCGTTTCCTGCGTCGCATTGAGAAGCCGCTTTTCGGTCGTCTCATCGGCAGCGGCCGCCGCACTGCCGAGGACCCCTGCCATTAGGCCAATTCCGACGATCACGCTAAAGGTCTCCCATACTCCAGCGCGCGCCCTGCTTACCTTGGACATCCCTTCACTCCTCTAGTGGCCAACAATTTTTGATGATTGTGCTCGAGCTCAATCGCCGCTCTAGGGCGCACCCCAGACTGGATCCGCTGGTAGCAACCACAGCGGCAGATATTTCCCGCCATTGCATGGCTGACCTGCTGATTGGAGGGATCGCTGATCTCAGCAAGGAGTGCAGCGGCCTGCATGATCAGTCCTGCCTGGCAATAACCGCATTGCGGGACGAGCTCCTCTCGCCATGCCCTTTGAACGGCGTGATTACCCTCTGCATCCAATCCTTCAATTGTGATGACTGGTTGCGTAACGTCACCGACGGCCGTGATGCACGACGCGACTGCGTCACCGCCCACGTGGACCGTGCAGGCGCCGTACTGAGCATTCCGCAGCCATATTTCGCGCCGGTGAGCCCGATCACGCAGCGAAACTCCCACAGCAGCGGCCTATCCGAGGCCACGTCGACGGTGTATGATCTCTCCTTTATCGTAAGCTCAACACTCATCTCCAGACCTCCTCCAGATCCTGCGCCTGGTGGTTTGCAAGCCGAGCAAGCGACATCGTG comes from Bradyrhizobium sp. CCGE-LA001 and encodes:
- a CDS encoding enoyl-CoA hydratase-related protein → MNHLTQSLIFAELPDPAILLLRLNRPRQRNALSAALLGQLANALRAARSDESVRCVVLSGDERAFSAGADIKEMQQHGFEALSDPSRQDAWEIIAGFPKPLIAAVRGVCLGGGLELAMLADILLVAEDSVLAQPEITIGIIPGDGATQRLTRIVGKSLAMQMVLTGEPISAQQAVAAGLASEMLPASELLGRALAIARVISNRAPIAARLAKESIQAAYETPLSAGLAIERRAIRYAFTTDDQKEGMAAFVEKRPPLFSGR
- a CDS encoding enoyl-CoA hydratase/isomerase family protein gives rise to the protein MKFVTRDYVDKVEILAMNRPERRNALGQDILEDLLESVDRAANDKDVNVILLAGNGPGFSAGADLKDFSAGDINDTFDLNRRLGAFVRSLPLVRKPVVCAVDGFALGGGFMLAASCDVVVTAPVTRWHLPEVSLGWLPGFGLDTLAARVGPFAARSLSWSPSAIDGVEAHRLRLADILSLPSETAREAALHYAKSLAAMPAHAVLTTKQFFSTSVTARAEVMDDLANRYFAQDILHETARTSMQRFLPKKTAGT
- a CDS encoding acyl CoA:acetate/3-ketoacid CoA transferase, encoding MRAKDKRTGEVPVVTAEQAVSLISDGDCVYFGGSAGVAIPELIIDALRDLHAERASPKNLMLVGTVAIGDWATTGFNKLAAPGLVRRVVASGLNNCPALGRRALANEIEAYTIPQGVLAQLARENAAGRPGVITKVGLRTFADPRIGGCRQSECSKEDMVAVVDIEGEEHLLYKTFPIQVAILRGSVADEKGNISLEDEAYIGESMSIAAATRRSGGIVIVQVKRVAASNTLNQREVRIPGVLVDYLVVDPNQRQTYATEYSPAYAGKMRVPDGKIAALPFDVRKVIARRAALELTPGATVNIGYGISNGIAVVAAEEGIYRSVTLTAEQGVIGGIPAPGQDAGAGTNYDMIAPQPDQFDFYDGGGLDIAFLSSAEVDRHGNVNVSRFGDKIIGPGGFINISQGARKVVFSGTFTASGLKVFPDSGSLVIASEGTVKKWVKDVCQITFSGVFANERQQEVVFITERAVFKLTRDGLMLTEVAPGISVEKHVLPNIEFEVAVSPELKMMDARIFKNEPMNLAVRFLDSAGQA
- a CDS encoding LacI family DNA-binding transcriptional regulator; the encoded protein is MALEKVARANHRQSPTVVEIAQRAGCSIATVSRVLNRPETVAIGLRERILRIVDELGYVPNGSARALRSSRSRLIGVIVPTLDSAIFTRMLEGLESRLAPAGASLVYSATAYDLDREIRVVRNLIEKGVDGIVLVGTCHRKETLKLLREHKVRFAVTYALSEDVSIPSMGFDNRSGGALAANYLADLGHKNLAVIAGVTRENDRASGRLEGFLAMAERRGIDRSSIVVVESPYDFSRGRAAAKIILNQNRDVSAIFCGSDVLAVGVLRGCKEAGLRVPEDISIIGFDNLDIAEYLTPGLTTVDVPARVMGEQAANYFLADHTSLDIHSRVELETRLIVRGSTAPARDRQ
- a CDS encoding dihydrodipicolinate synthase family protein, which translates into the protein MQSPKSAIYGGLFPVAPTPFTDSGDLDIEGQRRVLDCMIDQKVDGICILANYSEQFLLSDEERRLLVDLSLSHVAGRKPVMVTCSHFSTRIAVARARYAAERGASLLMLMPPYHGSGLKADESHMIEHFARVADAARIPIMVQDAPLSGVTLSVPFLVRLAREVQLVDYFKIEVPFAAAKLRDLIEAGDAAIAGPFDGEEAITMMADLEAGASGTMSSALCPDLLRPVFDHHKAGRSADAAAAYAKVLPLINYENRQCGLRAAKSVMREGNVIRCDAVRHPLAQIHPKTKAGLIELARGVNPLALHWGR
- a CDS encoding LacI family DNA-binding transcriptional regulator, coding for MSSPTIRDIAREANVGTATVERVLNDRGGVRTELAERVIKAAKKLKYGDRRFRPHSGIIRIEVLLVQPEAEMFYADLNATFQRISASLDPSILVHRTFVREDDIAAIAQHIAKPPVRRAGLIVLAPDHPKITESIRQVRMSGVEVVQLLTGSAGEDVPYIGIDNYAAGRTAAYYMSHMLQGRSGSFLAMCHSGAYRAHRERIRGFSDYLTQHRNGDHHFYLVIFGHDDNLLSAERLAEALQDDNRVIGLYTVGAGREGIAAALDTHPAKVFWIGHALSHGTAKCLRSGLMDICIDGAPATQARRSLDTVLRRLGLIDVDVSNAPVEFLTITAQNLSISI
- a CDS encoding c-type cytochrome, translating into MELTVVRANQRAKSALRLGAISLIAGICLALLALSNLARGEGGTPVPGPVVNGVHRALDEGQRIYEKANCVGCHKWHGDGGGGYGGAALSLRATQLTRDEIVEVVHCGRPGTGMPHFDRDAYKEYRCYLGITAQDLGKDLPPDAATSLRAMEIEKVVDYVLKRIKGKGPPRYQDCTDFYGEGSRACEVYKNISINSQATETEKKP
- a CDS encoding PQQ-dependent dehydrogenase, methanol/ethanol family, whose product is MSKVSRARAGVWETFSVIVGIGLMAGVLGSAAAAADETTEKRLLNATQETSNWLHHHRDYTAQRYSPLSQINRNTVKGLHVAWTMALGGIEGGGIWSHGGLEGTPIVENGFMYVTDGWGSVYKIDLHGGNGNLVWKMDPKTDHDWAGAIACCGVNNRGAALWDNFVISHTLDGRLVVTNKDDGKIAWEREVADPDKGEVITGAPLIVKNMAITGVAGAEYGIRGWVAATDLKSQKEVWRTYTIPAKGEPGNETWKDGHDAWKTGGGSTWVTGSYDPQTHLIYWGVGNPGPDFDSEYRQGDNLYTDSTLALDPDTGKIKWHFQHTPNDPFDYDSVAERVLVDLTFNGKTRKVVLEADRNGFGYALDRTDGSFLWATPFVKKVTWTKGINPETGKPIEYDPGKPVQTYDPQATLNRKNTHVTICPGHNGGKNWPPTAYHPDLNTWYIPVIESCDELDNKETKPGDWKAREFFTGGGPVVKMPITGSVTAIDATTGRVTGKYETKYPMLGGLLATPELIFAGHPSGELYALDAKTLNKLWEFNTGGGVNAPPMTFSVDGKQYIAILVGLGGAWDKWNLDSTKGLEKVPPGSMLYVFAL